The proteins below are encoded in one region of Ostrea edulis chromosome 3, xbOstEdul1.1, whole genome shotgun sequence:
- the LOC125676946 gene encoding uncharacterized protein LOC125676946 isoform X1: MDIYYAENRNMRYVDQAQMSYGSSTEDTETTYGSSTEETTGDVFQTIPSLMPGHTVQHPAMIGLSPIEQAEVILTGYRDCAAEAIRYLVEEERFAVDDPIVLGLRKHLYEQQRALNIHRILSNLENNPVYLDSVQNVALDDSGIDDVDLCCNENHMTSEVQVQNEAPSEPQQSAISTIPPEVDRDAVVSLAEEILSLIELEDSSGGMEEMEMEEEEELPIV; the protein is encoded by the exons atggatatatatTACGCGGAAAACAgg AATATGCGGTACGTAGACCAGGCACAGATGTCGTACGGCAGTAGCACAGAGGATACGGAAACGACGTACGGCAGTAGCACAGAGGAGACGACGG GTGACGTTTTCCAGACAATTCCTTCTCTAATGCCAGGACACACAGTACAACATCCCGCCATGATTGGGTTATCGCCCATCGAGCAAGCGGAAGTCATTCTAACCGGGTACAGAGACTGCGCGGCAGAAGCTATACGATACCTTGTAGAAGAGGAACGTTTCGCCGTAGATGATCCAATTGTTTTAGGACTTCGGAAACATTTATACGAACAGCAACGTGCATTAAATATACACAGAATTTTGTCTAACTTGGAAAACAATCCAGTCTACCTCGATAGTGTACAGAATGTGGCTTTGGATGATTCGGGTATCGACGACGTAGATTTGTGTTGCAATGAAAATCACATGACTTCTGAGGTACAGGTCCAAAACGAGGCTCCTTCAGAACCTCAACAGAGTGCGATAAGCACGATACCACCGGAAGTTGATCGTGACGCTGTTGTGTCACTTGCGGAGGAAATTCTGTCTCTCATAGAGCTAGAAGACTCTTCAGGCGGTATGGAGGAGATGGAAATGGAGGAGGAAGAGGAACTTCCGATTGTTTAA
- the LOC125676946 gene encoding uncharacterized protein LOC125676946 isoform X3, with amino-acid sequence MRGTKCLYSPGDVFQTIPSLMPGHTVQHPAMIGLSPIEQAEVILTGYRDCAAEAIRYLVEEERFAVDDPIVLGLRKHLYEQQRALNIHRILSNLENNPVYLDSVQNVALDDSGIDDVDLCCNENHMTSEVQVQNEAPSEPQQSAISTIPPEVDRDAVVSLAEEILSLIELEDSSGGMEEMEMEEEEELPIV; translated from the exons ATGAGGGGAACAAAATGTCTATATTCACCAG GTGACGTTTTCCAGACAATTCCTTCTCTAATGCCAGGACACACAGTACAACATCCCGCCATGATTGGGTTATCGCCCATCGAGCAAGCGGAAGTCATTCTAACCGGGTACAGAGACTGCGCGGCAGAAGCTATACGATACCTTGTAGAAGAGGAACGTTTCGCCGTAGATGATCCAATTGTTTTAGGACTTCGGAAACATTTATACGAACAGCAACGTGCATTAAATATACACAGAATTTTGTCTAACTTGGAAAACAATCCAGTCTACCTCGATAGTGTACAGAATGTGGCTTTGGATGATTCGGGTATCGACGACGTAGATTTGTGTTGCAATGAAAATCACATGACTTCTGAGGTACAGGTCCAAAACGAGGCTCCTTCAGAACCTCAACAGAGTGCGATAAGCACGATACCACCGGAAGTTGATCGTGACGCTGTTGTGTCACTTGCGGAGGAAATTCTGTCTCTCATAGAGCTAGAAGACTCTTCAGGCGGTATGGAGGAGATGGAAATGGAGGAGGAAGAGGAACTTCCGATTGTTTAA
- the LOC125676946 gene encoding uncharacterized protein LOC125676946 isoform X2, giving the protein MTLSNQNMRYVDQAQMSYGSSTEDTETTYGSSTEETTGDVFQTIPSLMPGHTVQHPAMIGLSPIEQAEVILTGYRDCAAEAIRYLVEEERFAVDDPIVLGLRKHLYEQQRALNIHRILSNLENNPVYLDSVQNVALDDSGIDDVDLCCNENHMTSEVQVQNEAPSEPQQSAISTIPPEVDRDAVVSLAEEILSLIELEDSSGGMEEMEMEEEEELPIV; this is encoded by the exons ATGACTTTATCTAACCAG AATATGCGGTACGTAGACCAGGCACAGATGTCGTACGGCAGTAGCACAGAGGATACGGAAACGACGTACGGCAGTAGCACAGAGGAGACGACGG GTGACGTTTTCCAGACAATTCCTTCTCTAATGCCAGGACACACAGTACAACATCCCGCCATGATTGGGTTATCGCCCATCGAGCAAGCGGAAGTCATTCTAACCGGGTACAGAGACTGCGCGGCAGAAGCTATACGATACCTTGTAGAAGAGGAACGTTTCGCCGTAGATGATCCAATTGTTTTAGGACTTCGGAAACATTTATACGAACAGCAACGTGCATTAAATATACACAGAATTTTGTCTAACTTGGAAAACAATCCAGTCTACCTCGATAGTGTACAGAATGTGGCTTTGGATGATTCGGGTATCGACGACGTAGATTTGTGTTGCAATGAAAATCACATGACTTCTGAGGTACAGGTCCAAAACGAGGCTCCTTCAGAACCTCAACAGAGTGCGATAAGCACGATACCACCGGAAGTTGATCGTGACGCTGTTGTGTCACTTGCGGAGGAAATTCTGTCTCTCATAGAGCTAGAAGACTCTTCAGGCGGTATGGAGGAGATGGAAATGGAGGAGGAAGAGGAACTTCCGATTGTTTAA